A window of the Theileria parva strain Muguga chromosome 2, complete sequence, whole genome shotgun sequence genome harbors these coding sequences:
- a CDS encoding Protein phosphatase 2C family protein, which translates to MVDEIDLPNDVLEVPKDGEWIICGDSGEDSKWYTHESGKWMYNSEEHVYFHIESQKIVPDLAYFEAKNEENHPDDYQDGVDLQYQDELGDPNQSEIDLENESEEEISMDFNKDLIAGTESRMGNLDSKIENEDRFITRESMSIQKLTNSDALCYFSGVFDGHYGPKCAEYIVRHLKNNVLTVFLQNIKTYSTLKKRKLFTKANLSCSINEFPVQTDNRSRVVDNRDHKDGTQKDYSTIKRLNELSDEVFVFIHSISKAIEIIDNNFCSYAQKKSIFDGSTLNVAFFFGPDSFGSLKLILANLGDSRSILCVREGNKYVAKDLTKEHKPNDKLERERILKNNGLVEYLQGCWRAILRKPDGNVCAISTSRTVGDYIFKTPDSIVGSQPDLYVHDVDFDDHIFLVQCTDGVTDALSSQEIVDTVVDCIKLGYDPKTAAKKVVNKAEDRGSSDDKTCNIIYFGWHKNLFSKLSPETGEGEKEVESEELKQEEEDIF; encoded by the exons atggTAGATGAAATCGATTTACCC AATGATGTGTTGGAAGTGCCAAAAGACGGCGAATGGATAATTTGTGGAGATTCTGGAGAGGATAGTAAATGGTATACTCATGAATCTGGAAAATGGATGTATAATTCAGAAGAGCATGTATACTTCCATATAGAATCGCAAAAAATAGTGCCTGATTTAGCATATTTCGAGGCGAAAAATGAGGAAAATCACCCAGACGATTATCAAGACGGTGTCGATTTACAATATCAAGATGAACTTGGGGATCCGAATCAATCAGAAATCGATCTAGAAAATGAATCAGAAGAAGAAATTTCAATGGATTTTAACAAAGATCTGATAGCGGGAACAGAATCTCGAATG GGAAATCTTGATTCTAAGATTGAGAACGAAGATCGGTTCATAACGAGAGAATCCATGTCAATTCAAAAGTTAACAAATTCCGATGCCTTGTGCTACTTTTCAGGAGTTTTTGACGGTCATTACGGCCCAAA ATGCGCCGAATACATTGTGAGACATTTAAAGAACAATGTTTTGACAGTTTTCttacaaaatataaagaCTTACTCTACTTTGAAGAAGAGAaagttatttacaaaagCGAATTTAAGTTGTTCAATAAATGAATTCCCAGTACAAACAGACAACCGATCTCGGGTGGTGGACAACCGAGACCACAAAGATGGTACACAGAAAGATTATAGTACAATTAAGAGGTTAAATGAGTTAAGTGATGAGGTCTTTGTGTTTATACACTCAATATCGAAGGCTATAGAAATtatagataataatttttgcTCATACGCCCAAAAAAAATCCATTTTTGATGGTAGCACCTTGAATGTGGCGTTCTTCTTCGGACCAGATTCATTCGGTTCTTTGAAGTTGATTTTAGCTAATTTGGGAGATTCGAGGTCCATTTTATGTGTAAGAGAGGGTAACAAGTATGTGGCCAAGGATTTAACAAAGGAGCACAAAccaaatgataaattagaaaGGGAGCGAATTTTGAAGAATAATGGACTTGTAGAGTATTTGCAAGGCTGTTGGAGAGCTATTTTGCGTAAACCAGACGGGAATGTTTGCGCAATTTCTACCTCCAGAACTGTTGGAGactacatttttaaaacgCCAGACAGTATCGTTGGTTCACAACCGGACCTCTACGTCCACGACGTTGATTTCGATGACCACATCTTCCTAGTACAGTGCACTGACGGAGTAACAGATGCTCTTTCTTCACAG GAAATTGTTGATACGGTTGTTGACTGTATAAAATTGGGTTATGATCCCAAGACGGCTGCTAAGAAGGTGGTTAATAAAGCGGAGGATAGAGGGTCATCGGACGATAAAACCTGTAATATTATCTATTTCGGATGGCATAAGAATCTGTTTTCAAAG ttAAGCCCTGAAACCGGTGAGGGAGAAAAGGAAGTAGAATCAGAAGAATTGAAACAAGAAGAAGAggatatattttaa
- a CDS encoding THUMP domain protein, which produces MKRSIKHAGPKWKKVKQESGKLTPGSRGILISSSITGKHKDAMQEILYILRQHSERFYPDVSTCSRDVDHVDKEMLLKSELEDLNQEFNRFVPGPCISKGLNYVYFKKLEDTPSKYVSEIFKEIKNNKSYSARFLSRIVPVDYICEAKEEDLRCTLKSLISKEFPLSLANSDKEGSLKESSMTEDKINNKSENKENNNSSKILEESDKGESVVTWALEFKRTNSNALGRQQVLDVVNELMGKEYKVDLKRPEKLIIVYVIKALCAVSVISEYSQIAHFKLNVSIER; this is translated from the exons atGAAGAGATCAATTAAACACGCTGGACCTAAATGGAAG aaGGTCAAGCAGGAGTCTGGTAAATTGACTCCTGGATCAAGAGGCATATTGATATCAAGTTCTATTACTGGAAAACATAAAGATGCTATGCaagaaattttatatattcttagacag CATTCGGAGAGATTCTACCCCGACGTTTCAACTTGTTCAAGAGATGTCGATCATGTGGATAAAGaaatgttattaaaatcGGAACTGGAGGATCTAAACCAGGAATTCAATAGATTTGTACCAGGTCCTTGCATTTCAAAGGGGCTAAATTATGTGTATTTTAAGAAACTAGAGGATACTCCTTCCAAATACGTCAGTGAAATATTcaaagaaattaaaaataacaagaGTTATTCAGCCAGATTTCTATCAAGAATTGTTCCTGTGGATTATATTTGTGAAGCAAAAGAGGAAGATCTGAGGTGTACCCTCAAATCTTTAATTTCAAAAGAGTTTCCACTTAGTCTGGCAAATTCTGACAAAGAAGGTTCATTAAAAGAATCTTCTATGACtgaagataaaataaataataaatcggaaaataaagaaaataataatagtagCAAAATTTTGGAAGAATCAGATAAAGGGGAATCAGTGGTGACCTGGGCTTTAGAATTTAAACGTACAAACTCAAACGCTCTTGGAAGGCAACAGGTTTTAGATGTAGTTAATGAATTAATGGGAAAAGAATATAAAGTTGATCTTAAAAGGCcagaaaaattaataattgtcTACGTGATAAAG GCCCTTTGTGCCGTTTCTGTAATTTCTGAATACTCCCAAATCgcacattttaaattaaatgtttCTATTGAACGTTAG
- the RPT6A gene encoding 26S proteasome regulatory subunit 8-like protein — protein MNNCLGLQSYYTHLIEDYQALLSQKLMTKSRLEAQRNELNLRVRELKDELHSLLESGSFVGEVVKSMCNDKILVKISLEGKYVVDLASDIDVNLVTPNTRVALMSDSYKLHKILPTKVDPLVALMKVEKVPDSTYDMVGGLEEQIKQVKEVIELPIKHPEIFDSLGISQPKGVLLYGPPGTGKTLLARAVAHHTECTFIRVSGSELVQKYIGEGSRMVRELFVMARSHAPSIIFMDEIDSIGSSRGDGSSGGDSEVQRTMLELLNQLDGFEPFQNIKVIMCTNRIDILDEALLRPGRIDRKIEFPNPNAEGREQILRIHSKKMNLLRDIDLLEIAKSMTGCSGAEIKSVCTEAGMFALRERRVHVTNEDFQMAVVKVMKKGEERGMSFKKLWK, from the coding sequence ATGAATAACTGTTTGGGATTACAGTCCTATTATACTCACCTGATTGAGGACTACCAGGCTCTTCTGTCACAGAAGCTCATGACTAAGTCTCGTCTTGAGGCTCAGAGGAATGAACTTAACCTCCGTGTGAGAGAACTGAAAGATGAGTTGCACAGCTTACTAGAATCAGGTTCTTTTGTCGGAGAGGTTGTTAAATCTATGTGCAATGACAAgatattagttaaaattagtcTAGAAGGCAAATATGTTGTCGATTTGGCCAGCGATATTGACGTTAATTTGGTCACTCCAAACACAAGGGTTGCTTTAATGTCAGATTCatataaattacataaaattttacccACAAAGGTTGATCCCTTAGTTGCTCTCATGAAGGTTGAGAAGGTTCCCGACAGCACATACGACATGGTTGGTGGGCTTGAAGAGCAAATAAAACAGGTAAAAGAAGTTATAGAACTACCTATTAAGCACCCTGAAATTTTTGATTCACTTGGGATATCACAACCCAAGGGAGTACTGTTATATGGTCCCCCTGGTACCGGAAAAACATTGCTGGCTAGAGCTGTAGCTCATCATACTGAGTGTACTTTCATAAGAGTAAGCGGATCAGAGCTGGTTCAGAAATATATTGGCGAGGGTAGCAGGATGGTTCGTGAACTATTTGTAATGGCGAGAAGCCACGCTCCTAGCATAATTTTCATGGACGAAATTGATAGTATTGGAAGTTCTAGAGGTGACGGGAGCAGTGGCGGCGATTCTGAGGTACAACGAACGATGCTCGAACTTTTAAATCAGTTAGATGGGTTCGAACCatttcaaaatattaaagtaATCATGTGTACTAATAGAATTGACATTTTGGACGAAGCCTTGTTGAGGCCTGGTAGGATTGACCGGAAGATTGAATTTCCAAACCCTAACGCAGAAGGAAGGGAACAAATACTGCGGATCCATTCGAAGAAAATGAATCTTTTAAGGGACATTGATTTACTCGAAATAGCTAAAAGTATGACTGGCTGTAGTGGTGCAGAGATTAAGTCTGTTTGCACCGAGGCCGGGATGTTTGCCCTCAGGGAAAGGCGCGTTCATGTAACTAACGAGGATTTTCAAATGGCTGTAGTAAAGGTGATGAAGAAAGGTGAAGAGAGAGGCATGTCATTCAAGAAACTTTGGAAATGA
- a CDS encoding Tp9 → MNVLTTGIILYSFYLSICMDPDDDVFGFDPDDDGDGSMLPPHQRSSMFRDDLGSSFTSGYTKQDLDAKFPGMKKSKGPKDKGKPHPTKPVKSTLMPGNDGQTGATGGYPGGYPTQGPYGQPGATGPYGQAGYVGQPGAVGPYGQPGAVPYGQTGYPTQPGAAGGYPGGYAGQPGPYGQPGATGPYGQAGYVGQPGAAGGYPGGYPPPGAAGGYGGGPPGPGQPSGPPGQAPGNMQLLKIDVKNPNNGPNIIFEEYIAGKPERRHRQFTPVPGCGINQVNYDGEKVWSLEVGGDYAVKVLVFPIGFKEKTIEITFIGGEKEIYKKKGRNKPWTKQ, encoded by the coding sequence ATGAATGTTCTAACTActggaataattttatactcatTCTATCTTTCCATTTGTATGGATCCTGATGATGATGTATTTGGATTCGATCCTGATGACGATGGAGACGGAAGCATGCTCCCTCCGCACCAAAGAAGCTCTATGTTTCGTGATGATCTCGGATCATCATTTACCTCAGGTTATACTAAACAAGATTTGGATGCCAAATTTCCAGGTATGAAAAAGAGTAAGGGGCCCAAAGACAAAGGGAAACCTCATCCTACAAAGCCTGTCAAGAGTACCTTAATGCCAGGAAATGATGGTCAAACAGGAGCTACTGGAGGTTATCCAGGTGGTTATCCCACTCAAGGACCTTATGGTCAACCAGGAGCTACTGGACCCTATGGACAAGCAGGTTACGTTGGTCAACCGGGAGCCGTTGGACCTTACGGTCAACCAGGAGCTGTACCCTATGGACAAACTGGTTATCCCACTCAACCAGGAGCAGCTGGAGGTTATCCAGGTGGTTATGCTGGCCAACCTGGTCCTTATGGTCAACCAGGAGCTACTGGACCCTATGGACAAGCAGGTTATGTCGGTCAACCGGGAGCTGCTGGGGGTTATCCAGGTGGTTATCCTCCACCAGGAGCAGCTGGAGGCTATGGAGGCGGCCCACCCGGTCCAGGTCAGCCAAGCGGTCCCCCTGGTCAAGCTCCTGGCAATATGCAATTGTTGAAAATAGATGTAAAAAATCCAAACAATGGtccaaatattatttttgaagAATATATAGCCGGAAAGCCAGAACGTCGTCACCGTCAGTTTACCCCTGTTCCTGGATGTGGAATTAATCAAGTAAATTATGACGGCGAAAAAGTTTGGTCATTAGAAGTGGGTGGCGATTATGCAGTAAAAGTTCTTGTTTTTCCTATAGGGTTTAAAGAAAAAACTATTGAAATCACATTTATTGGCGGTGAAAAGGAAATCTATAAAAAGAAAGGGCGTAATAAACCATGGACAAAACAATAA